DNA sequence from the Malus domestica chromosome 06, GDT2T_hap1 genome:
atatatatatatatatatatataactttagGTTCCGTGTGACTTCGTCTCACACCTCAATGCTTTCACTTAGGCGGGGCTATCCATGAAACTCCTTGACTTCGCCTTCACCTTTTAAAACATTAAACCTATAACGTTATTATTCATAATTCCATATACTTCGTGTTGCATTAGCATGTCTATGACTTTCAAAATTATCGTAATGAATGGGGTTTGCATATCCCAAATTGCTTGAGGAAGCCGAGCAAGTTTTAGTGTCAAATGTAGGCAACTTCGACTTTGGAACACTCTTAAGGCTAGAGAGTAAAGAAGCTCGGTATATGGTCGGGTCCTTTTATGTTTATTGATTTGGGAATTGTGAGTTAGTTATACCTGTCTAAATCTGGAACACTGTCTAAATTTATCGTGGAAGTAAAGCGTATTGTGTTCAGTTAAACACGTCCAGTTATAGATCTGGCTAGTTATAAGCTTGCTTTTGCGGCAATAAATTGTCACTTCACAATAGTCTGAATGTATGATCTGCTTCCTAATGTAATCAATTACAAGAGAATTTCATTGTTTTGACTAGTATTACATTGACAGTAAAGTTGAACACAATGTGCACATGTGGAATGCATATCTACCTTCTAGGTGATAAAATCTCCACTTGTTGAATGCGTAGCGTTTATTTTCATTTGCTCATCCTCCGATTTCTTTTGTCAATGATGGATGGTTACTTGTTAGTCAACTGAAGTTCCACAGTTTTTGGCGTTCTTAGCATCcgtgtttataaagtttctctATGACTTTGTTCTATATGCTTTTAATCGGAACAACGatgaaagtttttgttttgtatgaCATTTGATGATTTGGGGGTCATGCAGGAGGAGTTTGATGAACATGCTGAGAAAGCCAAGACCCTTCCAAAGTCAACAACCAATGAGAACAAGCTCAATCTCTATGGACTCTACAAGCAAGCCACTGTTGGAGCAGTGAGCACCAGTTAGTATAATGCTcccttgaaaattttgagaatCTGCTATTTTTCGTTCTCTCACTTGCaatacaaatttttcatttatgAGTTTCTTTGTGGCTGACTTGCAGGCCGCCCGGGAATGTTCAATATGAAGGACAGAGTAATGTGGGATGCATGGAAGGCTGTTGAAGGTGATACTTCTGAGCATATCATTTTCTATTATATGTAAATCTTCGTCGTATAATCTTGCATAATTCTAAGGTATAATTTTCCGTGTGTTCTAGAATAATTCTAACGTATAATTTTTCGTTTTGGCAGGGAGATCCAAGGAGGAAGCTATGGGCGACTACATCACGAAGGTGAAGCACCTGCTTGGAGAAGCCGGAGCTTCTACTTGATGCTTTTGTTAGATGGTgtttgaatcaaaataaacattgTACTCTTTCGTACTGGTACTCTCTTATATCTAAATGTGTGTGAATGTTAAATCTACGAGATACTTTCGGTAGAATGGTTTTACTTATTGTTGGTTTACAATGCTTGAAGGAGTTTGCAGTGTTAGTGAATTTTAGTTGCCCAAATTGCTTTTActaatgcatttgtttttttgttaaacgataaattttgttagattaaatgttagattaactACCGACGGGGTTTGAACTCACGccgtcatgtaagaactcaacACCTTTCTACCACTATGGTAAAGGCCAGGCGCCTTTTACTATGCTTCTAAGTATGCTTAGTTTTGTAACGGACTAGCTTTTGGACTCTGATACTTTTCCCAGTTTTGGAAGAGATAAGTTCGAATCTCCGCTCCGTATTTGATTAAACAGAAAAAAGTTGTCTTTTAGGTTGTTTATACACACAATTACATTAACCTGCACGTCCATCAATATTGCTGCATCTTTGTAACTAAGGTGAAATTCTATCATGTTGTAGGTAGTGTTCaatattttcgtcaaaatatccaaAAAAGCAAGGATTGATTTGGAAAGGGGGAAGTGTACAAACTTCACCCTATATCGGCAagatataggaaaaaaaataaaaattaatgatATTTACCGATTCACTCCAAAAACTTTGCCAAACTCATTGCAAATTTCaaacttctaatttttttattatttttcttctaattttgtCTAAATTTGAATGAGTTGATATACCCGTTCAATTgcatttttttctaattttcatcaaaagcaaCCGATATCCAtcgatattttcataaaattgcATATCGATATTTTCACTTATACTgtcatcgatattttaaacactggCTGAAGGCAGTTTCCAAGTTCTAAAATATCAAGATTGCCACGTTGGGTTGATCAGGGCAACTCTTCAGAGCGAATAGTAGCTGACATTGTTCTTAACTTGCTTATTACATTGGCAAAACGGGTGAAAGTACACTAATACAAAACGAACATTACTTTGATCCTTCCTTATAACGAGTCATTTCTTCCCTCTTACATATTTTTTTGTGTAAATCGTGGTTTGATACGTATAAAAATCACAAATGACATGTTTAGGGTAAGGAGAAATGAAGGGTTTCATTCTCCACAGTCCAAAGgatatttgtatttttggtcaatttttttcggaggatttttttttttttttttttaaacctctcacttacaagtgaagaaaaatactatTAGATCGTAGTAATAAGTGATCCGCGAAGGATAATGTTAAGCATTGTT
Encoded proteins:
- the ACBP2 gene encoding acyl-CoA-binding protein (The RefSeq protein has 1 substitution compared to this genomic sequence), whose translation is MGFAYPKLLEEAEQVLVSNVGTFDFGTLLRLESKEARYMEEFDEHAEKAKTLPKSTTNENKLNLYGLYKQATVGAVSTSRPGMFNMKDRVMWDAWKAVEGRSKEEAMGDYITKVKHLLGEAGAST
- the ACBP2 gene encoding acyl-CoA-binding protein isoform X1, which codes for MGLKEEFDEHAEKAKTLPKSTTNENKLNLYGLYKQATVGAVSTSRPGMFNMKDRVMWDAWKAVEGRSKEEAMGDYITKVKHLLGEAGAST